The following proteins come from a genomic window of Candidatus Bipolaricaulis sibiricus:
- a CDS encoding Rubrerythrin has protein sequence MRKMTEANLKDAFAGESQAHMRYLIFAEVAEEEKRPNLARLFRAIAYAEQVHATNHLRELGMVRTSPDNLQEAIGGESFEVGEMYPAYHAVAELQGEKGALRSTHYALEAEKIHAAMYTKARESALAGKDVLLGRIQICAVCGHTVEGDAPERCPICQAPRAKFKAF, from the coding sequence ATGCGAAAGATGACGGAAGCGAACCTGAAGGACGCCTTCGCCGGCGAGTCCCAGGCCCACATGCGGTACCTGATCTTCGCCGAGGTCGCGGAGGAGGAGAAGCGGCCGAACCTCGCTCGCCTGTTCCGGGCGATCGCCTACGCCGAACAGGTCCACGCCACGAACCACCTCCGGGAGCTCGGGATGGTCCGCACGAGCCCCGACAACCTCCAAGAGGCGATCGGGGGCGAGTCGTTCGAGGTTGGGGAGATGTACCCCGCCTACCACGCCGTGGCCGAGCTCCAGGGGGAGAAGGGGGCGCTGCGCTCCACCCACTACGCCCTCGAGGCGGAGAAGATCCACGCCGCGATGTACACGAAGGCGCGAGAAAGCGCCCTCGCTGGGAAGGACGTGCTGCTGGGGAGAATCCAGATCTGCGCCGTCTGCGGCCACACCGTGGAGGGCGACGCGCCGGAGCGGTGCCCAATCTGCCAGGCCCCGCGCGCGAAGTTCAAGGCGTTCTAG
- a CDS encoding Peroxiredoxin, Bcp-type: protein MDKRMPLIGDPAPAFVAQTTRGRIEFPKDYQGKWVVLFSHPADFTPVCTTEFVAFAQRYPEFQRMGAELIGLSVDHVYSHIKWTEWIAEKLKVEIPFPIIADTTGKIAELYGMIHPGASEAAAVRAVFLVCPQGIVRAIVYYPMNIGRNIDEIVRLLKAFQTAVREKVALPADWPKNGLIGDHGIVPPPDTEDGAKKRLDEAKAGLVECYDWWFCHRKLKEKA from the coding sequence ATGGACAAGCGGATGCCGTTGATTGGTGATCCCGCCCCCGCCTTCGTCGCCCAGACGACCCGGGGGCGAATCGAGTTCCCGAAGGACTACCAGGGGAAGTGGGTCGTCCTGTTCTCACATCCGGCGGACTTCACGCCCGTTTGCACAACGGAGTTCGTGGCGTTCGCTCAGCGCTACCCGGAGTTCCAGCGGATGGGGGCCGAGCTCATCGGGCTCTCCGTGGACCACGTGTACTCCCACATCAAGTGGACGGAGTGGATCGCGGAGAAGCTCAAGGTAGAGATCCCGTTCCCCATCATCGCCGACACCACGGGGAAGATCGCTGAGCTGTACGGAATGATCCACCCCGGAGCGTCGGAGGCAGCCGCGGTCCGGGCGGTGTTCCTGGTCTGCCCGCAGGGGATCGTGCGGGCGATTGTGTACTACCCGATGAACATCGGCCGGAACATAGACGAGATCGTCCGACTCCTCAAGGCGTTCCAAACGGCGGTGAGGGAGAAGGTCGCCCTGCCCGCGGATTGGCCGAAGAACGGGCTCATCGGCGACCACGGGATCGTCCCCCCGCCGGACACGGAGGACGGGGCGAAGAAGCGCCTCGACGAGGCCAAGGCGGGCCTGGTCGAATGCTACGACTGGTGGTTCTGCCACCGGAAGCTCAAGGAGAAGGCATGA
- a CDS encoding Ferritin-like protein 2: MIAKKMEKALNEQIREELASAYLYLAMAAYFAHDGWDGMAGWMRIQAREEQEHAMRLFDHIVERGGQVKLPALAEPQATWASPLAAFQAAYKHEQHITGCIHGLVELAQEEKDYAAEVMLQWFVAEQVEEEDHTMKAVQLLERMGSEGRGLVMADRELGRRTAEKD, encoded by the coding sequence ATGATCGCCAAGAAGATGGAGAAAGCGCTGAACGAACAGATCCGGGAGGAGCTCGCCTCGGCCTACCTGTACCTGGCGATGGCGGCGTACTTCGCCCACGACGGGTGGGATGGGATGGCCGGTTGGATGAGGATTCAAGCTCGAGAGGAGCAGGAGCACGCGATGCGCCTGTTCGACCACATCGTCGAGCGGGGGGGTCAGGTCAAGCTCCCCGCGCTGGCCGAGCCCCAGGCGACGTGGGCATCGCCCCTCGCCGCGTTCCAGGCCGCGTACAAGCATGAGCAACACATCACAGGGTGCATCCATGGCCTGGTCGAGCTCGCCCAGGAGGAGAAGGACTACGCGGCCGAGGTGATGCTCCAGTGGTTCGTGGCCGAGCAGGTGGAAGAGGAAGACCACACGATGAAGGCAGTCCAGCTTCTGGAGAGAATGGGCAGCGAGGGCCGCGGTTTGGTGATGGCCGACCGCGAGCTCGGCCGCCGCACCGCCGAGAAGGACTAG
- a CDS encoding Superoxide reductase, protein MGIATKIQTADWKAEKHVPAIECPDRVKAGEWATIKVSLGKATAHPNTTEHHIRWIGAYFAPDGEKFIYDLGRFEMAAHGEAVAGPNQGPVYTHHEVTFSFKTAKPGTLHALAYCNIHGLWESEKRIELG, encoded by the coding sequence ATGGGCATCGCAACCAAGATTCAGACAGCAGACTGGAAAGCGGAGAAGCACGTTCCGGCAATCGAGTGCCCGGACCGAGTGAAGGCCGGGGAGTGGGCCACGATCAAGGTGAGCCTGGGCAAAGCCACGGCGCACCCGAACACCACCGAGCACCACATCCGCTGGATCGGAGCCTACTTCGCCCCCGATGGGGAGAAGTTCATCTACGACCTCGGAAGGTTTGAGATGGCCGCCCACGGCGAGGCCGTGGCCGGCCCGAACCAGGGCCCGGTGTACACCCACCACGAGGTCACGTTCTCGTTCAAGACCGCGAAACCAGGGACGCTCCACGCCCTGGCGTACTGCAACATCCACGGGCTGTGGGAGTCGGAGAAGCGGATCGAGCTCGGGTAG
- a CDS encoding YbgA, whose amino-acid sequence MFARPRVVVSRCLGFAHCRYDGSTISAPEVRSLEREVEFHTVCPEMGIGLPAPRQPLRLVGEREPRLVQPATGNDFTHPMRRFAEEFLSSLPPVDGFILKNRSPSCGIADAKVYSSTEKGTAIARRAGMFGGAVRERFPDLPTEDEGRLTNRPLREAFLTSIFALAALREAEASGRMNDLVTFHARNKLLLMALGQARLAELGRIVANADRLPVLDAFRRYRVAFQAALARPLRRPSAANALLHAFGYVTDGLSPGERAYFLEILAEYRAGHVPLSAPVGVLRAWIVRFDVAYLADQRLFFPFPSSLLSPADSGQGREPP is encoded by the coding sequence GTGTTCGCCCGACCACGGGTCGTCGTCTCCCGCTGCCTCGGGTTCGCCCATTGCCGGTACGACGGGAGCACGATCTCCGCGCCCGAGGTGCGGTCGCTGGAGCGCGAGGTCGAGTTCCACACCGTGTGCCCGGAGATGGGGATCGGGCTCCCGGCCCCCCGGCAGCCCCTGCGGCTTGTCGGGGAGCGGGAGCCCCGCCTCGTCCAGCCCGCCACGGGCAACGACTTCACCCACCCGATGCGACGGTTCGCCGAGGAGTTTCTCTCCTCGCTCCCTCCGGTGGACGGGTTCATCCTCAAGAACCGGTCGCCATCGTGCGGGATCGCTGATGCGAAGGTGTACTCGTCAACCGAGAAGGGGACGGCGATCGCCCGCCGGGCGGGGATGTTCGGGGGCGCGGTCCGGGAGCGGTTCCCCGACCTCCCGACCGAGGACGAGGGTCGTCTCACGAACCGCCCCCTTCGCGAGGCGTTCCTGACCTCAATCTTCGCCCTGGCGGCCCTCCGCGAGGCGGAGGCCTCCGGACGCATGAACGATCTGGTCACGTTCCACGCCCGGAACAAGCTCCTCCTGATGGCGCTCGGGCAGGCGCGGCTCGCGGAGCTGGGGCGGATCGTGGCCAACGCCGACCGCCTTCCGGTCCTCGACGCCTTCCGCCGGTACCGGGTGGCGTTCCAGGCCGCGCTGGCCCGGCCCCTGCGCCGGCCGTCGGCGGCCAACGCCCTTCTCCACGCGTTCGGCTACGTCACGGACGGGCTCTCCCCCGGGGAGCGGGCGTACTTCCTGGAGATCCTCGCCGAGTACCGGGCCGGGCACGTTCCACTCTCGGCGCCGGTGGGCGTCCTGCGGGCGTGGATCGTCCGGTTCGACGTCGCGTACCTCGCCGACCAACGCCTGTTCTTCCCGTTCCCGTCCTCCCTCCTCTCCCCGGCGGACTCGGGCCAGGGGCGGGAGCCCCCGTGA
- a CDS encoding UV-endonuclease-like protein — protein MRIGYPCLNLGLSCRPSRTLRLASLAEERLFATVDGNLRCMEEIVRWNAAHGLLFLRITSDLVPLASHPQNRVPWAEVLAPRFAEIGALIRQSGMRISMHPGQYTLLSSPRPEVTAAARADLAYHAQVLDLLGLDRTAKIQIHGGGVYGARTAAVARFAAAVDALPPAVRERLVVENDERLYTFSDVLGLHAMTGLPVVLDAFHHALNGDGRSLGEALAAQAETWGWEDGLPIVDYSSPLPSGRTGRHAQTLDEGDFARFIEGSRPHDFDLMLEVKDKEQSALRALALAQGDPRLVAEAG, from the coding sequence GTGAGGATCGGCTACCCGTGTCTCAACCTCGGGCTCTCCTGCCGGCCCAGCCGCACCCTGCGGCTCGCATCGCTCGCCGAGGAGCGCCTGTTCGCCACCGTCGACGGGAACCTCCGCTGCATGGAGGAGATCGTCCGCTGGAACGCGGCGCACGGGCTCCTCTTCCTTCGCATCACGTCCGATCTTGTGCCGCTCGCGTCCCATCCGCAGAACCGCGTTCCGTGGGCTGAGGTGCTCGCCCCCCGCTTCGCGGAGATCGGGGCCCTCATCCGCCAGTCCGGGATGAGGATTTCGATGCACCCAGGGCAGTACACCCTGCTCTCTTCCCCGCGGCCAGAGGTGACCGCGGCCGCGCGGGCCGACCTCGCCTACCACGCCCAGGTCCTCGACCTCCTCGGGCTCGACCGGACGGCGAAGATTCAGATCCACGGGGGCGGGGTGTACGGGGCGCGGACGGCGGCCGTGGCGCGGTTCGCCGCCGCGGTGGACGCCCTTCCGCCCGCGGTGCGAGAGCGGCTCGTCGTGGAGAACGATGAGCGGCTGTACACGTTCAGCGACGTCCTCGGCCTCCACGCGATGACCGGGCTTCCCGTCGTTCTCGATGCGTTCCACCACGCCCTGAACGGGGATGGGCGGTCCCTCGGGGAGGCCCTCGCCGCCCAGGCGGAGACCTGGGGGTGGGAGGACGGACTCCCGATCGTCGACTACTCGTCCCCCCTCCCTAGCGGCCGCACGGGCCGCCACGCCCAGACCCTCGACGAAGGTGACTTCGCCCGGTTCATCGAGGGGAGCCGCCCCCACGACTTCGACCTCATGCTCGAGGTCAAGGACAAGGAGCAGAGCGCCCTCCGTGCGCTCGCCCTCGCCCAGGGCGATCCCCGGCTCGTGGCGGAGGCCGGCTGA
- a CDS encoding Hydrolase, alpha/beta fold family, whose amino-acid sequence MAAVGIAVGLLLVFLAVAPLVVPLPPLRETVPPEELADPDSQFVLLNGVRVHYKTAGSGKPGFVLLHGFGASAFSWREVVPALAEWGTTVAFDRPGFGLTERPLAWTGENPYAAQSQVALTLGLMDALGIDRAVLVGHSAGGGTALLTALTHPERVAALVLVAPAVGAEGGLPAWLRPLLATPQARRLGPLLVRRIRDQGRTILQQSWHDPRLLTPDVIAGYETPLRAENWDRGLWEFALAASPTGVSGRLAEIRVPTLVVTGDDDRIVPMQRAAELAARIPDAELVVLAACGHLPHEERPQAFLDAVASFLARHGLIAMAEPGEP is encoded by the coding sequence ATGGCCGCCGTGGGGATCGCCGTCGGATTGCTGCTTGTCTTCCTCGCGGTCGCCCCGCTCGTGGTGCCCCTTCCTCCCCTTCGCGAGACGGTCCCGCCGGAGGAACTCGCCGATCCCGACAGCCAGTTCGTCCTCCTGAACGGTGTTCGGGTCCACTACAAGACGGCCGGGTCCGGGAAGCCGGGGTTCGTCCTGCTTCACGGGTTCGGCGCGAGCGCCTTCTCCTGGCGCGAGGTCGTACCGGCCCTTGCCGAGTGGGGGACGACGGTCGCGTTCGATCGGCCGGGGTTCGGTCTCACCGAGCGCCCGCTTGCCTGGACGGGCGAGAACCCCTACGCGGCGCAGAGCCAGGTCGCCCTCACCCTCGGATTGATGGACGCGTTGGGAATCGACAGGGCCGTCCTTGTCGGGCATTCAGCGGGAGGGGGGACCGCCCTTCTCACCGCCCTCACCCATCCGGAGCGCGTCGCGGCGCTGGTCCTCGTGGCGCCGGCCGTGGGAGCTGAGGGGGGACTCCCCGCCTGGCTCCGTCCCCTCCTCGCTACTCCCCAGGCGCGCCGCCTGGGGCCCCTCCTCGTGAGGAGAATCCGAGACCAGGGCCGCACCATCCTGCAGCAGTCGTGGCACGATCCCCGTCTCCTGACCCCGGACGTGATCGCTGGGTATGAGACCCCGCTCCGCGCGGAGAACTGGGACCGCGGGCTGTGGGAGTTCGCCCTCGCCGCCAGCCCGACCGGCGTGAGCGGTCGGCTGGCGGAGATTCGAGTCCCGACGCTCGTCGTGACGGGTGACGATGACCGAATCGTCCCCATGCAGCGGGCAGCAGAGCTTGCGGCCAGGATCCCGGACGCCGAGTTGGTCGTCCTCGCTGCGTGTGGACACCTGCCCCACGAGGAGCGCCCCCAGGCGTTCCTCGACGCCGTCGCCTCCTTCCTTGCCCGCCACGGCCTCATCGCGATGGCAGAACCAGGCGAGCCATGA
- a CDS encoding Deoxyribodipyrimidine photolyase, type II yields the protein MNTPVERERVQVRNTRPLRPGRYVLYWMQASQRARWNPALEHAIALANDRDLPVLVGFGLSPRYPEATLRPYAFMVAGLRETERDLRDRGIALVVRIGDPPAVALDLARDAAGVVVDRGYLRPGRAWRAAVAAGAPCPVIEVEGDAVVPVELAYDRAAWSAAVLRRRIVPLVDRFLQPLAEGAPCRPSLGLDIPGVDLDDDRILDGLDLDPSVPPVDLPAGPTAARARLALFLEESLPRYADRRSDPSANATSGLSPYLHFGQISPVEVAWRVRAAGGAGAEAFVEELVVRRELALNFTLYNAHYDRFEGVPAWARESLAAHAADPRPATYDPAALDGAHTDDPVWNAAQQELRCTGTIHGYLRMYWGKQILLWTPDPERAFRLALHLNNRYGLDGRDPSSYAGVGWCFGLHDRPFPERPVWGKVRPMTRRGLEAKFDLQPYLARIASLARHKE from the coding sequence ATGAACACCCCCGTAGAGCGAGAACGGGTGCAGGTGAGGAACACCCGCCCCCTGCGCCCGGGAAGGTACGTCCTCTACTGGATGCAGGCCTCGCAGCGGGCAAGGTGGAACCCGGCCCTCGAGCACGCAATCGCCCTCGCCAATGACCGGGACCTCCCTGTACTCGTGGGGTTCGGCCTGAGTCCCCGGTACCCCGAGGCGACCCTCCGGCCATACGCGTTCATGGTCGCCGGCCTCCGGGAGACGGAGCGGGATCTTCGCGACCGGGGGATCGCGCTCGTCGTTCGAATCGGCGACCCACCGGCGGTGGCCCTCGACCTCGCCCGGGACGCGGCAGGGGTCGTCGTGGACCGTGGGTACCTCCGCCCTGGCCGGGCGTGGCGGGCCGCGGTCGCCGCGGGGGCACCGTGCCCCGTGATCGAGGTCGAGGGCGACGCTGTGGTCCCCGTTGAGCTCGCCTACGACCGCGCCGCGTGGAGCGCAGCCGTCCTCCGGCGACGGATCGTGCCCCTCGTCGACCGGTTCCTCCAGCCCCTGGCCGAGGGCGCCCCCTGCCGCCCGTCTCTCGGGCTCGACATCCCCGGCGTCGACCTCGACGACGATCGGATTCTGGACGGCCTCGACCTCGACCCGTCCGTCCCCCCGGTCGACCTCCCCGCGGGCCCCACGGCGGCCCGAGCGCGGCTCGCGTTGTTTCTCGAGGAGAGCCTCCCCCGCTACGCCGATCGCCGGAGCGATCCCAGCGCCAACGCGACGTCCGGCCTGAGCCCGTACCTCCACTTCGGCCAGATCTCCCCAGTCGAGGTGGCGTGGCGGGTCCGCGCCGCCGGGGGCGCGGGGGCGGAGGCGTTCGTCGAGGAGCTCGTTGTGCGGCGGGAACTTGCCCTGAACTTCACCCTCTACAACGCCCACTACGACCGGTTCGAGGGCGTCCCCGCCTGGGCCCGGGAGTCCCTTGCCGCCCACGCCGCCGACCCCCGCCCGGCGACCTACGACCCCGCGGCCCTCGACGGGGCGCACACCGACGACCCGGTCTGGAACGCAGCCCAACAGGAGCTCCGCTGCACCGGGACGATCCACGGCTACCTCCGGATGTACTGGGGCAAGCAGATCCTCCTCTGGACGCCCGACCCGGAGCGCGCGTTCCGCCTCGCCCTTCACCTCAACAACCGCTATGGGCTCGACGGCCGCGACCCGTCGAGCTACGCCGGGGTCGGGTGGTGCTTCGGCCTCCACGACCGGCCGTTCCCGGAGCGGCCGGTGTGGGGGAAGGTTCGTCCGATGACGCGGCGCGGGCTCGAGGCCAAGTTCGACCTCCAGCCGTACCTCGCCCGGATCGCGTCACTGGCACGCCACAAGGAGTAG
- a CDS encoding Sulfatase modifying factor 1 precursor (C-alpha-formyglycine- generating enzyme 1) has protein sequence MTPRSRVTLALVLSLLFLVTPGRRGDAAQGDSPPPPEGMSLIPAGSFLMGDSLGEGKAYELPVHEVFVGAFFIDRCEVTKALWDKVATWATGRGYDLRPGDGAGQGPHHPVTHVSWYEAVKWANARSEMEGLTPCYRSEGGVYRQGEADPQCVWTASGYRLPTEAEWEKAARGGAPGLRYPWGNDIDCAHANALGCTGATTPVGSYAPNGYGLYDMVGNVSEWCWDWMHGSYYATSPRTNPTGPSVGNLRVCRGGDKGAAADWCRISLRTYNAPHHESGAIGFRLVRAAP, from the coding sequence ATGACCCCCCGAAGCCGTGTGACACTCGCCTTGGTTCTATCCCTGCTCTTCCTCGTCACACCGGGCCGGCGGGGAGACGCCGCCCAGGGAGACAGTCCGCCGCCGCCGGAAGGGATGTCGCTCATCCCTGCGGGGAGCTTCCTCATGGGCGACAGCCTTGGCGAGGGCAAGGCCTACGAGCTGCCGGTCCACGAGGTCTTCGTGGGCGCGTTCTTCATCGACCGGTGTGAGGTTACAAAGGCACTGTGGGACAAGGTGGCAACCTGGGCGACAGGCCGCGGGTACGACCTCCGCCCTGGGGACGGGGCCGGGCAGGGCCCCCACCACCCGGTGACCCACGTATCCTGGTACGAGGCTGTGAAGTGGGCCAACGCCCGAAGCGAGATGGAAGGGCTCACCCCCTGCTACCGCTCCGAGGGCGGCGTCTACCGTCAGGGCGAAGCTGATCCGCAGTGTGTCTGGACCGCGAGCGGCTATCGCCTCCCGACAGAGGCGGAGTGGGAGAAGGCGGCTCGCGGAGGAGCGCCCGGTCTGCGCTACCCATGGGGAAACGACATCGACTGTGCGCACGCGAACGCGCTCGGCTGCACGGGGGCCACGACTCCCGTAGGCAGCTACGCCCCGAATGGGTACGGACTCTACGACATGGTCGGCAACGTGTCCGAGTGGTGCTGGGACTGGATGCACGGGAGCTACTACGCAACCTCACCACGGACGAACCCCACCGGCCCGTCGGTGGGCAACCTCCGCGTCTGCCGGGGAGGAGACAAAGGAGCAGCGGCGGACTGGTGTCGCATTTCGCTCCGCACGTACAACGCCCCCCACCACGAATCCGGAGCGATCGGGTTCCGCCTCGTGCGGGCTGCACCCTAG
- a CDS encoding Deblocking aminopeptidase, with product MDKGKYTFLERFLSTISPSGFETDAAAVWRAEAAQFAQRTWADLHGNAFASLNEAGAPRVMLAGHMDEIGLMVSHITDSGYLYTRPIGGWDAQILPGQRVWVHTKKGRVLGVIGRKPIHLLADEDKKNVVKVEDLWIDIGAKSKADAGKRVEIGDPIVLAHSPDRLSDDLLVARGVDDRIGAFVALEALRHLKALKPKAAVFAVATVQEEIGLRGARTSAYGLDPTVGIAVDVCHTTDTPGTEGEKKKLGEIALGKGPVLARGPNINPKLFDHLVATAKKAKIPYQVEAAPAGTGTDANAMQLNRAGMATALVSIPNRYMHSPCEVVSLKDVENAAKLIAHAVAALTATTDLVPGEKGSSTARPRATVGRKRA from the coding sequence ATGGACAAGGGGAAGTACACGTTTCTCGAGCGGTTCCTGAGCACGATCAGCCCGTCGGGGTTCGAGACCGATGCCGCGGCGGTGTGGCGGGCGGAGGCGGCCCAGTTCGCCCAGCGAACCTGGGCTGATCTTCACGGGAACGCGTTTGCGTCCCTCAACGAGGCCGGTGCACCCCGGGTCATGCTCGCCGGGCACATGGACGAGATCGGGCTCATGGTGTCCCACATCACCGACTCCGGCTACCTGTACACCCGCCCGATCGGAGGCTGGGACGCCCAGATCCTCCCCGGCCAGCGGGTGTGGGTCCACACGAAGAAGGGCCGTGTTCTCGGGGTGATTGGCCGGAAGCCGATCCACCTCCTTGCCGACGAGGACAAGAAGAACGTGGTCAAGGTCGAGGACCTGTGGATCGACATCGGCGCGAAGTCGAAGGCCGACGCCGGGAAGCGGGTCGAGATCGGCGATCCGATTGTCCTGGCACACAGCCCCGACCGGCTCTCTGACGACCTTCTCGTCGCGCGGGGCGTGGACGACCGGATCGGGGCGTTCGTCGCCCTGGAGGCCCTGCGCCACCTCAAGGCCCTCAAGCCCAAGGCCGCGGTGTTCGCCGTGGCCACGGTGCAGGAGGAGATCGGCCTCCGTGGGGCGCGGACGAGCGCCTACGGGCTCGACCCGACCGTGGGAATCGCCGTGGACGTCTGCCACACCACCGACACCCCCGGCACCGAGGGCGAGAAGAAGAAGCTCGGCGAGATCGCGCTCGGCAAGGGGCCAGTGCTTGCCCGCGGCCCGAACATCAACCCGAAGCTGTTCGACCACCTTGTGGCGACGGCCAAGAAGGCGAAGATCCCCTACCAGGTCGAGGCCGCGCCTGCCGGCACGGGGACCGACGCCAACGCGATGCAGCTCAACCGGGCGGGAATGGCGACGGCGCTGGTGTCGATCCCCAACCGCTACATGCACTCCCCGTGCGAGGTGGTGTCCCTGAAGGACGTCGAAAACGCCGCCAAACTCATTGCCCACGCCGTGGCCGCGCTGACGGCGACGACCGACCTCGTGCCCGGAGAGAAGGGGTCCTCAACGGCCCGGCCCCGGGCCACCGTCGGACGCAAGCGAGCGTAG
- a CDS encoding Excinuclease ABC subunit B, with the protein MAKVTTADRFRLKTKLKPQGDQPKAIAELTAGLEEGHRYQTLLGATGTGKTFTIAHVVQNVQRPTLVIAHNKTLTAQLYGEFRELFPDNAVHYFVSYYDYYQPEAYIPQTDTYIEKDAQINEEIDRLRHAATASLLSRRDVIVVASVSCIYGLGSPQDYAALSVALEVGRDYDLDEILRQLVMLQYRRNELAFERATFRLRGDVLEVIPASEEVGYRIELFGDQVERIVTVDPVTGNALAELSRLTITPATHYVTPDQRLKGALAGIEAELDERLKELRAAGRLLEAQRLEQRTLFDLEMMREMGYCPGIENYSRHLDGRTAGEPPWTLLDYFPPDFLTVIDESHQTVPQIHGMFHGDRSRKSTLVEFGFRLPSALDNRPLTFGEFEERVGQVIFMSATPGDYERRVSAKVVEQIVRPTGLVDPEVEVHPVQGQVDHLLGELRAVTARKERALVTTLTKRMAEDLTDYLVELGVRARYLHSEIETLDRVDILRDLRLGKFDVLVGINLLREGLDLPEVSLVAILDADKEGFLRSATSLIQTIGRAARNVRGKVILYADEVTDAIRQAVDETNRRREIQLAHNRRHGITPETIQKEVRDIVAEFSGRRAEPIELPKAPEKLPREKVAELIRTLEKEMKAAAEALEFELAAAYRDKLRELRRLL; encoded by the coding sequence ATGGCCAAGGTCACAACAGCAGACCGCTTCAGACTCAAGACGAAGCTCAAGCCCCAGGGCGATCAGCCGAAGGCGATCGCGGAGCTCACGGCGGGGCTCGAGGAAGGGCACCGCTACCAAACCCTCCTCGGGGCCACCGGCACGGGGAAGACGTTCACGATCGCCCACGTCGTTCAGAACGTTCAGCGACCGACCTTGGTCATTGCCCACAACAAGACCCTTACTGCCCAGCTCTACGGCGAGTTCCGCGAGCTGTTCCCGGATAACGCCGTGCACTACTTCGTCTCGTACTACGACTACTACCAGCCGGAGGCGTACATCCCCCAGACGGACACCTACATCGAGAAGGACGCTCAGATCAACGAGGAAATCGACCGGCTCCGTCACGCCGCCACGGCAAGCCTCCTCTCCCGGCGGGACGTGATCGTTGTGGCCTCGGTGTCCTGCATCTACGGCCTGGGCTCGCCGCAGGACTACGCGGCGCTATCGGTGGCGCTCGAGGTGGGACGCGACTACGACTTGGACGAGATTCTGAGGCAGCTGGTCATGCTCCAGTACCGCCGGAACGAGCTCGCCTTCGAGCGGGCGACGTTCCGGCTGCGGGGGGACGTGCTGGAGGTCATCCCCGCCTCGGAGGAGGTGGGGTACCGGATCGAGCTGTTTGGGGATCAGGTGGAGCGCATCGTGACCGTGGACCCCGTCACGGGGAACGCGCTCGCCGAGCTCTCGCGGCTCACGATCACCCCCGCCACCCACTACGTGACCCCCGACCAGCGGCTGAAGGGCGCGCTAGCGGGGATCGAGGCCGAGCTCGACGAGCGGCTGAAGGAGCTCCGCGCGGCGGGGAGGTTGCTCGAGGCCCAGCGTCTCGAGCAACGGACGCTGTTCGATCTGGAGATGATGCGGGAGATGGGGTACTGCCCGGGGATCGAGAACTACTCGCGCCACCTCGACGGGCGGACGGCCGGTGAACCGCCGTGGACGCTCCTCGACTACTTCCCGCCGGACTTTCTCACCGTGATCGACGAGTCGCACCAGACGGTGCCCCAGATCCACGGGATGTTCCACGGAGATCGCTCCCGGAAGAGCACACTCGTGGAGTTCGGGTTCCGGCTTCCGTCAGCGCTGGACAACCGCCCGCTTACGTTCGGGGAGTTCGAAGAGCGGGTGGGGCAGGTCATCTTCATGTCCGCGACCCCCGGCGACTACGAGCGGCGGGTGTCGGCGAAGGTTGTCGAGCAGATCGTGCGGCCCACGGGGCTCGTGGACCCCGAGGTCGAAGTCCATCCGGTGCAGGGGCAGGTCGACCACCTGCTGGGCGAGCTGCGCGCAGTCACCGCGCGGAAGGAGCGAGCACTCGTTACCACGCTCACCAAGCGGATGGCGGAGGACCTCACCGACTACCTCGTCGAGCTCGGGGTGCGGGCCCGCTACCTGCACTCCGAGATCGAGACCCTGGATCGGGTGGACATCCTCCGCGACCTGCGCCTGGGGAAGTTCGACGTCCTCGTGGGGATCAACCTCTTGCGCGAGGGACTCGATCTTCCCGAGGTGTCGCTCGTGGCGATCCTCGACGCCGACAAGGAGGGGTTCCTCCGATCGGCGACCTCGCTCATCCAGACGATCGGCCGTGCGGCGCGCAACGTTCGGGGGAAGGTCATCCTCTACGCCGACGAGGTGACGGACGCCATCCGCCAGGCAGTGGACGAGACGAACCGCCGGCGGGAGATCCAGCTTGCTCACAACCGGCGGCACGGGATCACCCCGGAGACGATCCAGAAGGAAGTGCGCGACATCGTGGCCGAGTTCTCGGGCCGGCGGGCAGAGCCGATCGAGCTCCCCAAGGCTCCCGAGAAGCTGCCCCGCGAGAAGGTGGCCGAGCTCATCCGGACGCTGGAGAAGGAGATGAAGGCGGCGGCGGAAGCCCTCGAGTTCGAGCTCGCCGCTGCCTACCGCGACAAGCTCCGCGAGCTCCGCCGCCTGCTGTAG